The DNA segment TTTTTTTCCCCTATTCAAACAACTAGAATAAACCGTTGgaatatatatgtgtgtgtttatGAGTATCACACAATAAAAAAAGTGAATTTAAATCATACAATcatgtaaaaaattattagaattagAAATATCTAATCACATAATTTGTCTCTCATGAAATACAAGCTCTATCTGTATATTATCAAGTTGTCTAATTaagtaaggaaaaaaaattatattttaaacccTTGCTTTCAAGTAGATGTAAAAAAGAAATTCCACTTTACAGTTTTCCAATTTCCAAACAGAGGATCTTGATGAATTAAAATCTGAGTTAAATGTGAAAGGCATATATTTTGGTCCATAATATTTTATGAGAAATATTAAAGTAGACGCCAATGAGAAAGACACCAAATTAGAGGGCACTAATTTTATAATTCGGAATTTATGAAAAAACACGTGGATAGTCTTACATTTTAGCACATGGACAGCATTACGATGGAAAATGTCAACTCTTACCACTTGAAATGTAAGGATTAATTAATTTAGTCCATCATGGAGGTTGATATGATGGTACGAAACGACCACGAGACATATATTTTACTAGTATCAGTTCATTCTTCGGATTTCTAAAACATGATCTCCGAGCAcagtaataattattatatacgGGGACAATCTTGCTCATTCTTTATAGTTCTGCTTAGGGTTGTTGTGGGTAGAGACATAGATGTTGATATCGATTTATGAAAAACATTACCACTAAATTTACTACAAATTCTGGTCAATGTCTTGGTTTTAtcatttcattttatatatcTAATGCGTTTGCATGTCCTTGTGTGTATTCTCCACGCACCTAGGCAGTGAGAAGAAAGTGAGAGAAAGATGGAGAATCGAGGATATAGTCAATGAACTGTAAGatatttttggtttttttcttatatggttGGAGTATTcgtaaatgttttatttaatttagattttttttattaaaaaaagtttaataaaaaaatttcaagattttaaaatgagtgtgaattatatttttattttttaatatagcaAGTAGTACATAAATAATACAGAAGTGAGTGGAATAATTATTTGGCAAGCAGTATATAATACTTTTACACCTTTTCCAACGGCTTGAGTAACTAGAGAAGACAATTAGCTTCTAAAAAGAATCCCTTACATAGGATTTTACTAGAGTCACTTAATCCAATGTCAgagtaatatataaaaaattattctttttataaattaaaaactttaaattatttaacattttatttttattatgtaaaattatatgatattaaacttttaaacaaatttatgataaaataaaatatttaatttttttaacacgttaaaaaatgtattaaaattttatttctaacGTTGGTCTAGTCAAGaggttttttttaacaaaaagtaTTATGTTAGTTTAGTTTACTCCactaaattaaattttcttATTGAATACATTGGTGAAACCAATTCTATctattattttaactttttaataaagTATACGTACTAAATGAAGGTACAAATATAATTCATTTGTCATAAACTATGAAAATCATAACCTTTTATCTTCTAAAATTTTCAACGAAACTTTTTCTCGTTCACTGTACTGCCCAGGTAATCGGAATTGATGACGTGGCCGCAAGCaatagtataggcgtgttgaacgggacacctggctgttAGAAGGGAAGGACGTCGGGAGGTTCGTGCGATCgccagtcgttaagttggcgtgccccgatctctgacatacctaaaccggcggtcaccaagtttgtgttgtagtcgccgggtgcgaacccaggcgacaaggcgatcgaagatcgccgagaggatgacatcgccgaaggatcaggaaagcttgttccaggctttcgaagcaaaggatgaagtcgtcagatggtcattccctagctggccagaggttgaggtcggggaacagcttacccgagcatgcacggtgaagtaagtaaagtagaatataatggcggccggcgagaccacagggtaggtgtgtatgaagacacccgtactcgccacgcaaaagagatcgcgctccaaggcagttatacgctgagttgcttcctgcataagtaacttagtcgaaaagcctgaagagtaagaggtgacgctcaagtcaaggatgctccagatggtgacacgtgtacagctggatgcgagccacgtgtccagatgtgtaactgtcaggagagagaaaatgcacaggtatataaggaattctaacgaacttctgaggtacgcgcgttttagaatacttcttttacgcttgcaaGAACTTGAGTATgttgagagagaacattgcacggttcctgaagttcttagttttctcttagtattttggtggttcagtcgctgacttgggcgtcggagcgcgatcggccgcagcggtgccgttctgtcttttgcaggttcttgaggtgaatcaaggtgaaagacggaagctagcacggtgcgaagtcgatccagatttgacgaggcaaggctcttgcgttttggtcaataggcaggatcatcaggcgcccaccgtggggccgtgtaaaacctgtccctctccacagcgtgagttcttgaagtttcagtagtttctgtgtggttgtgcgctggtgcaaccattttccgtcGTTCGCTCAAGCTGTTGTTCGGTAAACTCGGgtttttcaccgttcgtttgagtctTGTTCGGTGAATTTGAGGTTTCTACCGTTGTTCGAGTTttaatcggtggagtgaggttctccaccgttcgttcaagctttcgatcggttttcttggagtttcttgcCGTTCGCGCGGTGTTCAATCGGCCGTTCGGTGTGTTTCTGTTTGATTGCGTTTCTGGTTAGGGAATCGGGGGTTTGCTGAAGAAGTGGTGGTTCTGAGGAGATTTTGTTCGTCGAATTTTGGTTtcctgagttttcatgagaaagatgagaagcaaccgttcaagtccagttgtgccagttgctgctgaaggcgccatgaccatggcgcagatgatggagattTTGCGTGcactgcaggcgaatgtggaggcctcgcgcgtagagcaggcaaagatgcatgaggacctagtcgcctctcaggccaggaatgaagagctcagcaaagtgactgaagagttgcgccaagctcttcaggagcagataggccgcccagtcgctgaagaggtcgcaccgtcgtcgccacctcgcgttttccctatgccatttgctcaggcgatcacagacacgcctatccctgcgagcgtggtacccgtgaaggctattttcactggcgtggaggatcctgaggcacatctcaccacgttccacacgcagatgatgctgtcaggaggctcggatgctgtatattgcaaaatgtttgtgagcacgctccagggaacaacgctggaatggtttgtgagcttgcctaccggtcacataaccaatttctagcagttttcgaagcttttcgtcgagcagtacattgtgaacaaggcaccacctagggtgtcttacgacctgttcgacataaggcaataccagggagagtccctcagggactatctgaatcgttttggagcacagatggtccgctcgcctgcgaaagacgaggagatgctggtatacgcctttaaaaagggcgtgctgccgggacctttctgtgaggcgctgatcagggctcaccccgccacgtttgctgaggttaggcgacttgcggtggcccacatcgccgatgagagtgaggtcgccgagaagagagggagcgtggcccccgctaggccacgtgcccagaccaggatccagccacagagggtgccggagacagcggcggccaagagggatcaaaggactcgccatccttatgatccaaggaaaaacaagggcaggggcccaggatgccccagggagtacaatcgcccgccaaagcataagtttgtcatggggttggcggacctgatcgccatccccaatatagcagccaggctcaaggcacctgagaaagtgggcgacaaggtgttagggccaaaaccagacgcctggtgcgaattccaccagagttttggtcacaccgtcgATTCATGTTTGGcactgggataccagctcgacgacctggtcaagagcggtttcctgaacgattacctgctggacaggaggacggggggcacgtcgagctcccagccggcgggtggtgaggctcagcagcatgagatgcccactcatggagagatccacaccatcgcaggaggtttctcgggtggtggatgcaccgcatcacagaggaagaagtatgcaaggtctgtgatgacggtggacatgttcgaggaccactcgccagatgtggacatcacgttcacaagagaagatctcagggacgttgtgcctcatgacaacgatcccatagttatctcgcttgtcacggcgggaaggaaggtccacagggtactggtggaccaaggaagctcgacagatgtgatgttctggccgactttcacacagctgcaactaccccttgaccagctgaggccctatggggGGTGCTTATACGGTTTCGCTGGTGAGCAGGTGGAGGttagggggtacatcgagttaagaactacattcacagatgaggcgggctcgaggacggagaaaatcaagtacctcgtcgtgaatgctccctcagcatataacattctgttgggaagaccaacactcaacagaataggagctgtgccctcgaccaggcacatgaaggtgaagttgccgtctatggagggggtggtgatcaccatcaaatctaaccagaaggaagcgaagaagtgctatgagaatagcctgaaaaataagaggtcagtaagttacatcacgaccaccccgcctcccggggTGAAGCCCAGGTCGACGCTGGTGGAGGAGACCGCCGGTAGCGATGTCgtgatggtagatgctgaagcAAGGGAGGAGAACGCcgatcgggaagaagaggcgaggaaccgcccagaggaagcgagggagctgggaatctccaaggcggtgatcgccagggaaacccgacccaaacccgtcgaggagtggttcgaaagggagatcgggggaaaggtcttcaagctgggaagatctttggaggctgaactccaagaccagatcgccaaggtgatagagcggcatctggatgcttttgcatggtctgcttcagacatgccgggaatcgatcccgacttcttgtgccctcacctagcaatggacaaccaggtcagactaGTGCGGCAGAGAATaaggaagtttaacgaggagaggaggcaggcgatcagggatgaaacgcagaagctcctcgccgcaggccatatcagggaagttcagtaccctgagtggttggccaatgtcgtgctggtgaagaaaagcaatgggaagtggcgcatgtgcgtcgacttcactgatatgaacaaggcttgcccaaaggactcgtatcctttgccaagcatagatgccctggtcgacagtgctgcagggtgtaagttgctgagtttcctggacgccttctcggggtacaaccagataaaaatgcatcctatggacgaagagaagaccgccttcatgaccgagagatcgtgctactgctacaaagtgatgccctttgggctgaagaacgcgggggccacgtaccaaagattgatggatagggtacttgcaccaatgctgggtaggaatgtgcaagcgtatgtagatgatatggtcgtgacctcgccggaaacaagcaagcacgttgcggacctggaggagttgttcaccacaatcgccaagttcaggttgaagctgaacctcgagaagtgcatttttggtgtggaggcagggaagttcttgggattcctcttaactgaaagaggaatagaggcaaatcctgataagtgtgctgccatcttggcgatgaggagcccggctaccgtgaaggaggtgcagcagcttataggtcggatggccgccctgtctcgtttcgtgtcggctagcggagagaaaggccacccgtacttccagtgtttaaggcgaaacaataagtttgcctggacaaaggagtgtgaagaggccttcgtcaagcttaaagagtacctggcgagcccgccggtcttgtgcaaaccgttgatgggaacccctctcaggttgtatttcgctgtgactgagagggcggtgagtgcggtgctcgcccaagaccaggctcagaagcctatttatttcgtcagcaaggtgttgcaaggcccggaggtgaggtatcaggccttggagaaagctgcactggctgtggtgttttcggcgaggaggttgcgcaactattttcacagttttacaatactggtgatgaccgacttgcccatccagaaagtcctgaagaagcctgatgtagctgggaggatggtgaaatgggcagtggagctgtcggagttcgacatcaagtatgagccccgaggaccgatcaaggggcaagttttcgccgatttcgtggtcgagctcttgTCGGAGgcaacacgagttgaaggggatggttttcgttgggtgctctcggtggacggatcgtcaaaccagcagggtagcggtgctggagtcatcctggaagggcccaacggtgtgttgattgaacagtccctgaggtttgccttcaaagccagcaacaatcaagcagaatatgaggcgctgatcgccggaatcttgctgaccaaggagatgggagctagagtactgatggctaagagtgactcgctgttggtcacgggacaagtaacaggcgagttccaggccaaggatccacaaatggcggcttacttagcgtacgtgcaggaattgaaggtttcctttgtctcctttgaagtggtgcatgtgcccagagagcagaatgcccgagcagacttgctagctaagctcgccagttcgggcaaggggggtaggcagaggacggtgatccaaaaaactctgaagacgcctagagcgtttgtggcagatcacATGGTCCTTCAAATAaacaagtcgacggagaaagcggtgaggagtcacaggtctttgactcaggaaaccttgagatcgccgagaataagagcatgtcggggggggggggggggggggggaaggtgaacatgacgcaggtctgcgctacgcatgagccagacacatggataacacaatactagcgatgcctggcagatggccttctcccgctggatccgacggaggctaggaagataaagaagaattccagcaagttcacaatgattgatggcgagttgtataggtttgggttcacacacccactcctggaatgtgtgcacggagagaaatgtacaagaattatggccgagctccatgaagggatatgcggaagtcatgttgggggtcgagctctggctgcaagaaccctccgtgcaggttactactggccaacaatgagggaggactgcaagaagtatgcacaatgttgcaagcaatgtcagcagcacgccgattggcacaaagcgcctccagaagagttaaaatcgatttacagcccttggccgtttcatacgtggggaatcgacatcctgggacctttcccattggcgatcaggcagatgaagtacttggtggtggcaattgaatatttcaccaagtggatcgaagcagaaccagtagccaagatcaccgcacacaagatcgagagctttgtgtggaagaacatcgtgtgtcggtttggtgtgcctaagcgtcTGGTGTgagacaacgggactcagtttgcgagtcacctgttgaagaagctgtgcgaagaggtaggaattcaacaagtatttgcatccgtcgagcaccctcagacaaatggccaagtagagtccgccaatcgggtgttgctaagaggcttgaagaggaggctggagaaagccaagggatcgtgggctgaggaggtaccccgcatagtttgggcgtaccacaccaccgagcaatcaggaacccatgagaccccgtttagcctggtctatggatgcgacgcaatgattccagtggaaatccaggagagctcgccgagattccaaaactttgtagtggaagactcgaatgaggaaagaaggttgaatctagatttgctggatgaggtcagggaggaggcgagagtaaaagccgaggcagtgaaaaggaggattgaacgaaggtataactcgaaggtgatgccgaggcaGTTTAAacaaggcgacctggtgatgaggaaggcccatcagtacgagatggaaaacaagttgtcgcctaagtggacgagaccgttcagaataaccgagacactcgggaacggcgcctaccgcttagaaacattggaaggaggggcgattcctcgcacttggaacgccacacacctcaagttatattacagttgaagctttgtaagtaaaaacaaacacgaagagatttgcaagttttctgttaaaacagtttgaagggggcactcttttttccctaaagagggtttttaatgaggccacccaataaagaagagttttcaaagtttaaagtttctaagattgcatgattgttgtttcgaaagttttagaaaaagaccttgtcactcgtatgtgatttaaggcaagtttgaagttatgctgcatgctttctaaaagttttaaagtccccatcgcttttcgacgattggcggcatcagcatcagttaaagttaaaagtcctcatcgtctttcggtgatcggaggcaccaacaatgtttaaaagacctcaacgccctcgcgcgtcctgaggcgagaaagggattaaagtcctcctcgactttgtgcgagtgcaggcgagaacaagttaaaagtcctcagtgcatccagggaagaggagaagtaatccctgggcaaagtagaggcaccagataaagaccttctcgccgtcgagcgagttcaggcaagataaagaccttctcgtcgtcgagcgagatcaggcaagataaagaccttctcgccatcgagcgagttcaggcaagataaagatcTTCTTGcagtcgagcgagttcaggcaagataaagaccttctcgccgtcgagcgagttcaggcaagataaagaccttctcgccatcgagcgagttcaggcaagataaaatccttctcgtctcgaacaagttcaggtatggtgtggagggtggaagaagtttaaaggatggctaaggtaggttcaaagagaacgcctagctatccggcttattgttctgaaactcagggaggtagagaaggatccgaaaggcgcctctacccccagatgagggaacaatagccagGTTATGAAGGCAAAAGGAAGCTTACATCGCCGGGACcctatggcgatcagaagaagtcCAGGCGATGGCAAGAGTAAGGCCCCTTTTcgatggagcagatcaggtgaactataTCTTAAACTATCAGTTGGATTGAAACTTGCTGTTTAGTAAGTAGTTTCATGATGATGTtcgttgccttaagttcacaagttattaaaATGCCATCGTTTAAGAGTTGATAGTTGGCTCGAGTTTGAAGCAGTAAGTAAACGATTGAGCCCGCATAATCGTTAAGTTAATTTGATTAAGCGGTTTCTACAAGGAAAAGCAAAGTAAACAGAGAGACCATGTGCAGAAGCGGGAGAAGTTATAATAAAGGTGGTATCAGTTCAAATGCATAAGAAGAAAGAAGAGTTATTACAGATAAAGTTTGTGCAAAAAGGAATAAGCATTAATTCCCAGGGAgtaagtgatggagggagacgactaatcttcagaaggcacgatcttcccatccaccacttcattgcatatcgacaccatggagaggtcaaGCTCGGGGTACTAGCAGGtgacttgctccagggcggcaaggacttgggcAGAGCTTAGTTCGAGCTCTTCGTTTTGTTgtttgagcccctcggtttgctgcttcaactcgtcagctcgtttcttcagttcttcagtttccccACGAGCCTGAGCAAGgtcgtcagcaaccttcttgcctTCGTctcgcgcctgggccagctctgaaGCAATTTTCTCGTTTTCCTCTTGAGCCTTGGCGAGCTCGTCCACGacgtcgtccctctccttcttgacctttccaaggagaacctcccgatcagcCGACCTCTTTAcaaggttctctaccttggctgcatccgctttcatcgatgcctccaagttggccaccttaaGCCTGTAGGGAatcagcttgctctccagctcgattttctcttgagctaggaggtgcagtttctgacgcagatcggaggcctccttgcgcgcaaCCCTCAACTCGgcactcatggcgtcctccacccttgagtgatcgatctctgccatcatcaggttgcaagacagcttttccgcctcgatccttatcaggcgattctcctTCTGGAGTGTGGAGATCTCGTCCTGAAGCTTTTTGTTGGAGCTCTTCACAGCCTTTGTTATGATTGAGGgaaggtcctctgccatcatctttagcTTAGCTGTGAAAGGCCCCCAGACTTCTTTGACCAAGGGGGGAAGGCTTGCAGCTgctgttggtggaggtgctgactctcaccaccaccctcttgaattgtttgagcaaggggggcttcctggcgtggtggtgaagtgggGGACTCGGTTGTGAGTATCGGTGAGTTgtgagcgccttcatccccacctggtgcGGCTTTAGCAATTGAGGCGGtcgaaggaggaccctctccagcagatacaacGGCGTGGAGGCActaggagggttctccatgaagttgggctcgttgCCTTCAACCGCAGGAAGCGCGACTGCCAAAGGTGTTGATTGGACCGGCGCTGCTGGGgctgggggagagggcggtgttggagctggaggagagggcggtgttggtgttgggagagcgggtggtgaagaaggtgctacccttttccttttggtgacaaggccgtcctcagtcgcctcatcatcctcatcctcatcttcttgaaccacttgaggagttttcctctttggtttccttaaGATGAGCTTTTTTCGTTGAGGGGCGGGCAGTGTCTCTGAAGGGGTTGGGCCTTGAGgaggcgatctgccctgggtagcggcgatctccaccaccgagttgggcacggtttgggaacccgtcgccaacttatgagttcgggcgagcgccctcagttcagctaatttgcctttgcccaacatgaggtctgcacagggtaaaaatatacaagtaagcACAAAAGCAAAAGCAAAATATACGAGTATGTGTGCGAATAATACAAACAAATGGCGCATGAATTAAAAACCAAGTCCAGTGCGCAACAAGCAGGACGCCCGATGGTAGATAACAGAGATGCGCAATCAGTTCCAACACAAAACGAAAACCTAAATGTCGAGGTaagtgctaacctatgtgagcttcgagttggtcctcgaggaactcgaaggatATTATGGCGGAGGTgggaaaggtgatgttggcggctgctactctcttccagaaaaggcataGATCTGTGTCtagctcgcccatgttgtcgggacTTTTGGGCCTCCTAAAGCTCTCTTTggcgtctttgttccccttgtgtacccagtacaaggggaagccgtcgagcagggaaggatcttggtcgttggcgcacaccttcacgaa comes from the Phaseolus vulgaris cultivar G19833 chromosome 8, P. vulgaris v2.0, whole genome shotgun sequence genome and includes:
- the LOC137824896 gene encoding filament-like plant protein 1 codes for the protein MAEDLPSIITKAVKSSNKKLQDEISTLQKENRLIRIEAEKLSCNLMMAEIDHSRVEDAMSAELRVARKEASDLRQKLHLLAQEKIELESKLIPYRLKVANLEASMKADAAKVENLVKRSADREVLLGKVKKERDDVVDELAKAQEENEKIASELAQARDEGKKVADDLAQARGETEELKKRADELKQQTEGLKQQNEELELSSAQVLAALEQVTC